The DNA region taataataataataatatagtaaTCATCAGTTGAAACTTGAAACTGTTACAGTCCAACATCCTCTTGTTGAGGGACGTCATTGTCCAGGGAGCGCTCTTCTCCGTTTTCGACACGTCCACGAGTGTCTGCGTCCTTCGTCGTTTCGAGACTCTCCGCGCACGGCGTGTGCTGGTCGTCGTCGTCGCCCCCCGCGGCCTGCTTCGAGCGCTTCGGGCGgccctgctgccgccgctgctgcaggCGAGCGACGTCGACGTCGGCGTCGGCGGCGGAACTCTCCTTGTCGTGCTTCCTCTGGTGGACCGTCCGGGCGCTCGCCTGGGTGAAGGCCTTGCCGCACACGCCGCAGGCGTAGCGCTTCTCGCCCGTGTGGATGCGCTTGTGGATGCTGATGTAGGCCTGGCTGGAGAACACCTTGCCGCACAGGTCGCACTTGTTCGACGGCACCTGGCCGGCCTTCCTCTTGTCCCTCCCTGGCTCCCCTCGGGTGTGCGTTCTCTGGTGCAGTTTGAGGTGGTTGAGCTGAGAGTACGTCTTGCTGCACAGGTCACAGGAGAAGggcgtggcggcggcggcggcggcggcaccaCCACCGCTCGGGGTCGACTTGGCGGTGGTCTTGCCTTTCCTGCCGGAGTCGCGTGGACGTTTGACGCCTAACGCCTTCTTGGCGTGCGTCTTGGCGTGCGTCTTGGCGTGCGTCTTGGCGTGCGTCCTCTCGTGCAGTTTGAGATGGTTCAGCTGAGTGTATGTCTTGCGGCACCGGTTGCAGGAGTAGTTTCTGGCGGTCGCTGACGCCCTCTGGTTTTTGTGTGTCCGTTTCCCGGCTGAGGTGCCTCGTCGCCGTCCTCTAGAGCAGTACTGGAGGCGTTTACCTGGAACAAGTTCAGGAGGTCTGATTTTTACGCCAATTGAGGCTATTTGCTTTagcacagtggttctcaaactgtattacgggtaccactggtggtacgcggaCTCTCTGCTGTGGTACTCCTGGAGTCTcaaagatgttttatttcatgaagatgaagatgaaaaaaaaaaaaaaaaaaaaaaaaaacaatgcacaacaggatgtacaatgtaaaatatacagtatttaaatTGGCCTACGCTACTGTATTGCAATACTGGTCATAATAATGCtggtacttggagagtcaattgttctctgaggtggtactcattgtgaaaagtttgagaaccactgctttagCACAACTTGAAGCCATTGATTCGCCAGTGGCATTCTTTTGTTTATAGTTGTATTGCAACTAAAAACCCAAACTAACAACTGACAGCCAAATCGGTAATGTACCAACAACAGCTACCATTCATACTCACCGTCAGGCATGTAATCGCTATCCCTTCCATctccatcatcatcgtcatcttcATCACTGTCTTCCACCCCGGCGTGATATACCGGTCCTTGCACAATAAAGACTCCATTCGGTCCCAGTTTGTGACCGCAATCCTCCAGCCGGATCGACACCACTTTCATCTGCGGCGACTTGTCAGTGTTACTGACTGAGCCTGAAGGATCGGCGGGTTTGGCCTCTGAGCTACGGGAGAGAAAGCGGGTACGTCTGTCCACACGTTCCTGCCGTAAGAAAAGATGGTGGTCAAGGgttacagtgtttcccatacatcgACTTATTTGTGgccacaatatcaacactgaccaccacacaatgattttatATGTTGTACTGGATGAAGTCCTTTCAATGTAGAGCTATGCACACCCTcaacaaaaaatacatttttttactcacactcacaaacacactcacacactcacacactcacacactcacacaacaccacaATTAGAATTCAATTTTGTGGGAAGCTCTGGGTTAGGAGTTGCGGTATGGTCACACTAGACAAAACCCAAGTGAAGTCCAACCAGAAAATTACAATCCACAATATCCCATTTGTTTGCGCAAAGATATATTACAGACTAGAAAAAACAGAAAGTCCTCCGCGCTCCTGAAGTCACTATCTGGTGCGTCACGGGAGTGGACAAACTGTAGTAAAGAAAACTTTGGACAAACTGTAGTAAAGTGGACAAACTGTAGTAAAGAAAAAggggttcaccggagcaactccATATATTACAGACTATGAGGTATATTTTTTCTATTTCAAAATTAGTGTTCATGTCTTCATTTGTACTTTAAAAAGTAATCAGTCAAAACACCTGACCTTAAGCAATATTTCAAAAtgagtggaaaaaaaacaatggctgCAAGTGCGTTAATTAAATTTGCCTTGATAAGATGTCTTAAAATAAGACAGGCTGCTGTTAAATTACATCAAAATTATCTTCCGAGGCAGTGCGAAGTAAGTCTCTTTCTACTAAAACCAACACCAAAGACAGTTTTTGATCCCAAGATAAGATTAATAACATAAAAACCTATATGTAAACTGTTTTTGCAGTGCACAAAGAACAATGCCACCCCACCTCACTGTTGGCTCTATTTGGCTGATGTTTTGGTCAGTTTTTATGACATACCAATCTGACCCATGGATGACTTCATGTGCAAAAGGCTCACACCGTACTACTTTACGTATGTTGTAATGAAGTAAAACAATGATTAGAGTGAAGGGGATACCATGATGCCCAGTTGGAGTGTTGGAGCAGACAGCTTGCAGGTTCTGGAAAAAACGTCTTGATGCGGTCTGTGTCTCAGTGAATAGATGATCCTCTACACAATGGATCTCATCCCAAAGAGCTCTGAGGCTGaataaagaacacacacacacacacacaataatctgTTTAGAACTTTGAATCTCTGCAAAGGGATGATGCAGTCTTGGTGCCTGTGCCCATTAATATGGACCAGTTGCACGAAAGGCTctcggtgagcttgtttgtttcctgggGAGCCAGgttgtgtttgaacctgccgctaATCTGAATGTTATTAGTGTCTACACATCCTTCTCTatcgtaacgtgctgattcactaggtgcaacacccaaccgggtccCGTGAACACTCTTCAGaatagtggcaggttcaaacacacctggctccacaggaAATAAACGAGCgcacacagagagcattttGTGCAACTAGTCCATTGGACAGGTTATTGGGTGATAATATGATACCTCTGAGTTTGTTCTCCTCTGGTCTCTTCTGAAGGGCCGCCACGTGTAACCTGAAGGGACTCTGGTCTGAATTGGTGTCTGAACAGACTCTGCTTCTCTCGAGCTGGTTCTCCAACAACGAGAACTGGAATGCAGTGTTTCAATCTTTgcactgaaacaaacaaacaagccactacacaaacaccacaaagGGCCAAATCTATTGCACTGAATCTCATTCTCACTGTGTCTTCATTGAGCATAGTATATAATGAAACAGGACAAGAGATGATGACTTTTTTATACACACTAATTTGGAATACTTgttaatttatttaaaatatatatcacTGTGGCTATATTACAAATGTTCAGCAGGTTGCAATGCCATAATCCACTCCACAGGCTATTGTAATGTTACATTGTAGTGTTGTTTATAGCCTTTTATATTCCATCCCTTCTCTTTCTGGTCGTTCTGAACAGTTTGCATTTTTTGTGCCCTAGGGGAACAGTACAGATCTGTGTAGGAAATCTGGTGGGTAATTCTGCTTTCAGGCCATAATGTCTGCCGTTAAAGGCCATGAAGCAAAATTACTCTCCTGCATTTAGCGCTGGAGGAGACTATCTCTACGACTAAAGGCTTCGTTGTGTACAGTCAGCGTGCAATGCATACAGCATGTAAAGCGGACAGATCAaagcatttttctttttaaatgaaCAGTACGTAAATCGTGTACGACTGAAACAAACGCTACGGTAACGTTAATGATATTGCACCTGGGCGAGACATCCAGTCGGCTTGCGAATCTAGACACTACATTAAGCAAGTTATGGTAATACGCTAGATATTTTTGAGAGGCAAGGAATGTATAAACATATTCTGGGCGAGCTtaacgataaaaaaaaaaagacacaacaacATACACTAAGTTGTTGCGTTAGTGGACGAACTTACTGCATCCAGGTATGCGTTTTCGGGTGCGGCAAGTTGCCAGGATTGTTATCAGTCAGTACGAACGTTAATTCTCTGACTAGACTACATGTGTCTCTTCCAAAATACGCAAAATAATACAGTCTCTTGTTCTGTGTTgctagagagaaaaaaaatctttcgtCACGCCTTAGATTTTATTCACTGTGGCCATGTGACTTGAACAGCACATATTTCGTTGGTAGCAGCACCACTTGATGGCTTGGAGGAGGTTTTACCAAAGTCCCAGAGACAGATGCTTGATCCATAATCAGTTATTATTTCAATATCAGCAGTGGCTTTCTGATTCTGATGCAGTCTATGTTTGGACCTGTATTTTAGTATTTTAAAGATTGAGTATCCGGATGGCACATTTTGATTAAAGTTCAGTTAAAAGCACAGTTGGTTCAGTATTCTTGCAGGGAAAACCTGGATGGATTTAATTACACTTTATATCTGTGCTCGAGGTAATATGGGGCTAACTACAGGTTAcactttttttcttcatttttttcccttttaggGAGTTATTATCATATTCAAGGTATCAAtatccacacacattcacttagaGATCTATCCCTCACAGAAACAAAATATAACACATGCAAAACAGCtgctttcagctcaggtctgcAGACTGTGTCCTGTATTTGGGCTTACTGGTCCTTTACTTGGTCGAGCATGCTTATTTGTAGCTGTATATCACCTTCAATGGCAACATATTGTCAGGCACCATCAGTTCAATATTATACATCTACTTTGTCCAGACTCAGTCCCCTCAAAGGATTGACAAATAACTCGCTCCACCTCTGTCTGAACaaactgtgtgtttatttttttcctctctgaaCGTCCAAGCACAATATACACTGCACAGTTCCTTTTTAGTAATGCtctcaacaataacaataataataacaataaaatactTCTGTAGTACCTTCGCAGATTCGTTGACCATTTAAAATTGTAGTGCAAAAGGGGGGGAAAATAATTCAGAATTACACTTAAAACAGTACAAAAATTCTCAGAAATATACACCTCATCACAAATTCCAAACATTTGCCATAGCATAGCATCGCATCTTAGGAGCTGTGTCTTACTGTAGTGCATTGTGCATGTCTTACTGTAGTGCATTAAATGCATGctactaacaaacaaacaaacaaacgaactaACTAACTTAGAAACAGGCGCGTAGCCTGTTTCTAACGCGGAGGTCATCTGGCTTTGGAGCTGCAACTGTTGCCAGAGATGGTGAGGTGGTCACTGTATCTCTCCTAAGCCTCGACAAAGCACTGGGTGAAAGAAAACGCTCCAcacccctgtcctgtcctgtccgcTCATATACTTTGGAGTTTACCCGGACTACCTGTAAACCTCTGGCAGCCTCGCTGCTGCTGGATCGCACAAGAGACGGCGGACACGTCTGAAGTCTGAGCGCCGAATTCCGCTCCGTGGCTTCTTTCCTCCCgtgcgtcgtcgtcgtcgtcgttgcCGCCGCCTCTTCCTGCGCTTCCGAGCCGAAGCGACCGTTGCTGCTCCCGTGCGTGCGTCACCCTCGCGTGCTGCAGGAGCTCGGCGAGCAGACCGAACGTCTGACCGCAGCTCGGGCAAGCGAAGGGCCTCTCCGTCGCCGCGTGGCTCTGCTCGTCGCCCCTGTCCTCCGGCGCGCTCGCGAACCCCGTCGGGCGCCGCCTCAGGTGCTCCTGGAGCTTCCCCAGCAGTCGGCCCCTCCGCGTCGTCGCCGGGCAGGGCGTGCGAGCGGAGGGCTTTTCCCGAGAGCGACGCGGGAAGCTCCCGCCACGCGCGCCGGACGGACCCTTGTGTCTTTTCCTCCGGTGCGTGCGGAGGCCACTGGACGCGCCGAAAGTCCGGTCGCAAGCGGCGCAGGCGTGCGGCTTTTCGTTGGCGTGTACCCTCTGGTGAACCTGAAGAGAGGCCCGACTTGAGAAGACCTTCCCGCACGCTCCGCATCGTGGAGGCGCGTTGTCGGGCgccttcttcctctctcgtgCTTGTCCCTCGTCTGAACAGGGAGTCTGGAATGATAAAATCTTAACATGCACTTTCTGGTGCAGTCGAAGGTAGTTGATCCGTGAAAAAGTCTTGTCGCATTGATGGCACGGATAGGTCATTTTCAAAGTGGACATTGTCGTCACATCTTTAATGTGAACCGGAGATTCAGGAGGCCCTCTATGCATTCTCTGGTGCAGCTTAAGGTAGTTTACCTGAGAAAACCTCTTATTGCATTGATCGCAGGGATAGGTCATTGTCAAAGTGGACATTGTCGTCACATCTTTACTGTGAACCGGAGACTCAGGAGGCTTTCTATGCATTCTCTGGTGCAGCCTGAGGTAGTTTACCTGAGAAAACGTCTTATTGCATTGATCGCAGGGATAGGTCATTTTCAAGGTGGACATTGTCGTCACATCTTTACTGTGAACCGGAGACTCAGGAGGCTTTCTATGCATTCTCTGGTGCAGCCTGAGGTAGTTTACCTGAGAAAACCTCTTATTGCATTGATCGCAGGCATGGGATATTTCTCTGTTTAACTTCTTAGCATCTTTGATGGGAGTTGAGGATTCCAAAGACGTTTTATGCCTTCTCTTGTGCAGAGTAAGGTAGTTTATCCGAGAGAAGGTCTCACTGCATTGATCACAGACATATGACACTTTTTGGAGAGTCCGTTGTCCGTCTTCAACATGCGGTTGAGACTCAATGCGCGATCTATGTGTTCGTTGGTGCAGTTTAAGATGGTTTAATTGAGCAAAGGTCTTGGTGCATAGATTGCAGGAGTAGGACTGTTCAGTGGTCTTTCCCTTGCTGTGGGACGGCTGCTCAGAGTCAACAGAACATTTAGTCTGGGAGATGGCATGCATCCTCAGGTGCAAATTGAGGAGAATTGGTTTGGAAAACCTCCTGCTACACTGACTGCAACAATAAGGTGCATTCATCCAGTCTTCCTTGTGTTCGACCGGTAAAGAATC from Sardina pilchardus chromosome 1, fSarPil1.1, whole genome shotgun sequence includes:
- the LOC134087203 gene encoding zinc finger protein 470-like — protein: MERVDRRTRFLSRSSEAKPADPSGSVSNTDKSPQMKVVSIRLEDCGHKLGPNGVFIVQGPVYHAGVEDSDEDDDDDGDGRDSDYMPDGKRLQYCSRGRRRGTSAGKRTHKNQRASATARNYSCNRCRKTYTQLNHLKLHERTHAKTHAKTHAKTHAKKALGVKRPRDSGRKGKTTAKSTPSGGGAAAAAAATPFSCDLCSKTYSQLNHLKLHQRTHTRGEPGRDKRKAGQVPSNKCDLCGKVFSSQAYISIHKRIHTGEKRYACGVCGKAFTQASARTVHQRKHDKESSAADADVDVARLQQRRQQGRPKRSKQAAGGDDDDQHTPCAESLETTKDADTRGRVENGEERSLDNDVPQQEDVGL
- the LOC134087216 gene encoding zinc finger protein 271-like; the protein is MDACKGHALLLEQRQGRADSKQSLSDQMEFNLLLRLQVEDLQKRLDEKDNKLTHAQETISALRNEVRTLQEQLAFEKRKHQKPQSLKSRHVRAKIEAKTMVCRDSPSADLSCRTRVSPTDPSCNDITEGLARSPNVLPHILPIMSENWPLSWRARSNDVCVDQPFVLLSRVLDPTLTQSSSLGRNRARPSLQRSVKTLSVSLEDCRRKLGPDGVFKVLDRKDVAEEEEAEGLHDGSHHTHKNEDLFSGLKDSLPVEHKEDWMNAPYCCSQCSRRFSKPILLNLHLRMHAISQTKCSVDSEQPSHSKGKTTEQSYSCNLCTKTFAQLNHLKLHQRTHRSRIESQPHVEDGQRTLQKVSYVCDQCSETFSRINYLTLHKRRHKTSLESSTPIKDAKKLNREISHACDQCNKRFSQVNYLRLHQRMHRKPPESPVHSKDVTTMSTLKMTYPCDQCNKTFSQVNYLRLHQRMHRKPPESPVHSKDVTTMSTLTMTYPCDQCNKRFSQVNYLKLHQRMHRGPPESPVHIKDVTTMSTLKMTYPCHQCDKTFSRINYLRLHQKVHVKILSFQTPCSDEGQARERKKAPDNAPPRCGACGKVFSSRASLQVHQRVHANEKPHACAACDRTFGASSGLRTHRRKRHKGPSGARGGSFPRRSREKPSARTPCPATTRRGRLLGKLQEHLRRRPTGFASAPEDRGDEQSHAATERPFACPSCGQTFGLLAELLQHARVTHAREQQRSLRLGSAGRGGGNDDDDDAREERSHGAEFGAQTSDVSAVSCAIQQQRGCQRFTGSPGKLQSI